One genomic window of Trichomycterus rosablanca isolate fTriRos1 chromosome 1, fTriRos1.hap1, whole genome shotgun sequence includes the following:
- the c2cd4a gene encoding C2 calcium-dependent domain-containing protein 4A, with translation MWVVEKIRISAEKTNLLLPVAEYSLKLGDIMFRDKFPSDKVKRVALCPNIITPDTIPEFCIPPKISTPSHIELKGVESARPTPSITISCSERSSPKKEMISREMLSTHIIQVETVDDGPYNKACSDEDNTNADPQSQAALSLPHLAKAQTCYGFCTLLESPHTRRKESLFHNDPNSCGIPLVLPRSRSSTCSKSSSASISPASTSPSSFSLNSLTSRLSPKSFGLHRQGTQDSDTTSSAESSPFSSPLLPRSPTKPSLFKTLNHEKLLYRNIRKAAVSRNNSLSTDEASSTDNSPNVMRRSSEVLIEPLSSNFGLAPPAIFPMDLVLYRERVMKESLVPIGRDGTLRLSAEYCPENQRLRVRLISAEGLYSFSVDPKSINCSVSLSLMPGKVQKQRSTVIRKSRNPIFNEDFFFDGISEEELSQWSLRFKVVNKMSTMKRDYSLGTCDLPLSSIVTL, from the coding sequence ATGTGGGTGGTGGAGAAGATCCGCATATCTGCAGAGAAAACCAATCTGCTTCTTCCTGTGGCGGAATACAGCTTAAAACTTGGGGACATCATGTTCAGAGATAAATTCCCTTCAGACAAAGTCAAGAGAGTCGCCCTGTGTCCCAACATCATCACTCCGGACACTATTCCTGAGTTCTGCATCCCGCCTAAGATCTCAACTCCATCTCACATTGAGTTAAAGGGTGTGGAATCAGCCAGGCcaacaccatccatcaccataTCGTGCAGTGAAAGGTCCAGTCCAAAGAAAGAAATGATATCAAGAGAGATGCTCAGCACGCACATCATCCAGGTGGAGACTGTAGATGATGGACCCTACAACAAAGCCTGCAGTGATGAAGACAACACCAATGCAGATCCACAGAGCCAGGCTGCACTTTCTCTGCCCCACCTGGCGAAAGCCCAGACCTGTTATGGCTTCTGTACACTCCTGGAGAGCCCGCACACCAGAAGGAAGGAGTCTTTATTCCACAATGATCCCAATTCTTGTGGAATTCCTTTGGTTCTGCCCAGAAGCAGGTCCAGTACCTGTTCCAAATCTTCTTCAGCTTCCATTTCTCCAGCCTCCACCTCACCCTCATCTTTCAGTCTGAACTCTTTAACCTCCCGACTCTCTCCAAAAAGTTTTGGCCTGCACAGACAAGGCACACAGGACAGTGACACCACCTCGTCAGCAGAATCTTCACCTTTCAGCTCCCCTCTCTTGCCCAGATCGCCCACCAAACCCTCCCTTTTTAAAACACTTAATCATGAGAAGCTGCTATACCGCAATATCCGGAAGGCCGCTGTATCCAGGAACAACTCCCTATCAACGGATGAGGCCAGTTCCACAGATAACAGCCCTAACGTCATGAGAAGGTCGTCAGAGGTACTTATTGAGCCTCTTTCCTCTAACTTTGGTCTGGCACCTCCTGCAATCTTCCCTATGGACTTGGTTCTGTACAGAGAACGAGTGATGAAGGAAAGTCTGGTGCCCATCGGTAGAGATGGAACTTTACGCCTGTCAGCAGAATACTGCCCAGAGAACCAGAGGCTACGGGTCCGACTCATCAGTGCTGAGGGCCTTTACTCTTTCTCTGTGGACCCCAAAAGCATCAACTGCAGTGTCAGCCTCTCTCTGATGCCGGGGAAGGTTCAGAAACAGCGCAGCACTGTCATTAGGAAGAGCCGCAATCCAATCTTTAATGAGGACTTTTTCTTTGATGGCATATCTGAAGAGGAGCTCAGTCAGTGGTCACTGAGATTTAAAGTGGTCAACAAAATGTCCACTATGAAAAGAGACTATAGTTTGGGCACTTGTGATCTTCCTTTGAGTAGCATAGTCACCTTATAA